In Candidatus Nitronauta litoralis, one DNA window encodes the following:
- a CDS encoding response regulator transcription factor, with translation MRILIVEDEKKVAGFIKKGLEEETYAVDVAYDGEEGLLLADTNQYDLIVLDLMLPKMGGLEVLTQLRDKRVNTPILLLTAKDSVEDKVTGLNKGADDYLTKPFAFSELLARVRSLLRRGQAETQTVLQVSDLTLDLISHKVNRNGEEIELTGKEYSLLEYFMRNVGKVLTRTMIAEHVWDYNFDTFTNVIDVYINHLRKKIDKSHEQKLLHTLRGVGYVMKES, from the coding sequence ATGCGGATATTGATAGTCGAAGATGAAAAAAAAGTCGCAGGATTCATCAAAAAAGGTTTGGAAGAAGAAACTTACGCAGTGGACGTTGCCTACGATGGTGAAGAGGGCTTGCTTTTGGCAGACACGAACCAGTACGACCTGATCGTACTTGACCTGATGTTACCAAAAATGGGAGGACTGGAAGTCCTCACCCAGTTGCGCGATAAACGGGTGAACACTCCGATTCTTTTACTCACCGCCAAGGATTCTGTCGAAGACAAGGTGACCGGCCTCAATAAGGGGGCGGATGATTACCTCACCAAACCCTTTGCATTCTCAGAGCTTTTGGCCCGTGTCCGTTCGCTCCTGCGCCGTGGTCAGGCAGAAACGCAAACGGTGCTTCAGGTCAGCGACCTCACATTGGATTTGATCAGTCACAAAGTCAATCGCAATGGGGAAGAGATCGAACTGACTGGTAAAGAATACAGCCTGCTTGAGTATTTCATGCGCAACGTGGGCAAAGTGCTCACGCGAACCATGATTGCCGAGCATGTCTGGGATTATAATTTTGATACGTTTACCAATGTGATCGATGTTTACATCAATCACTTGCGTAAGAAAATAGACAAAAGTCACGAACAAAAACTGCTCCACACCCTGAGGGGTGTGGGTTATGTAATGAAAGAATCCTGA
- a CDS encoding SDR family oxidoreductase: MKLAGKTTIITGGATGIGLACAELFLKEGGKVVLFGRRQDRLEEAKKALNGDVLTISGDITQETDVGRLVNETRSRFESIDILINNAGTFAMAPLHEMAPEEWDRVLDINLRGVFLLTRNVIPSMLERGKGSIVHISSILGMIAAPQTAAYNASKAALSQFSRSLAVEYGPQGIRSNTICPGLIETEMTEGMMENKEWIDELSKRYPIGRFGKPQDVAQACLFFASDVSSFITGTVLPVDGGCTAN, from the coding sequence ATGAAACTTGCGGGAAAAACAACCATCATTACTGGAGGAGCGACCGGGATCGGCCTTGCTTGCGCTGAATTGTTTTTAAAAGAAGGCGGAAAGGTGGTTCTTTTTGGAAGGCGTCAGGATAGATTGGAAGAAGCAAAAAAGGCTCTCAATGGGGATGTATTGACCATATCGGGTGATATCACCCAGGAAACTGATGTTGGCAGACTGGTAAATGAAACCCGATCCAGGTTCGAATCAATCGATATTCTGATAAACAATGCCGGAACCTTTGCCATGGCTCCTTTACATGAAATGGCGCCGGAGGAATGGGACAGAGTACTGGATATCAATCTCAGAGGAGTTTTCCTGCTAACCAGAAATGTGATCCCTTCAATGCTGGAACGGGGGAAAGGCAGTATTGTCCATATCAGCTCAATTCTGGGAATGATTGCGGCACCGCAAACTGCCGCCTACAATGCTTCCAAAGCAGCTTTGTCGCAGTTCAGTCGATCGTTAGCAGTCGAATATGGCCCTCAAGGGATTCGATCGAATACCATCTGCCCCGGATTGATTGAGACGGAAATGACTGAGGGAATGATGGAAAACAAAGAGTGGATCGACGAGCTATCCAAACGCTACCCGATCGGGAGGTTTGGCAAACCACAGGATGTGGCCCAGGCCTGCCTGTTTTTCGCCAGCGATGTATCCTCATTCATTACCGGGACTGTCCTGCCCGTAGATGGCGGGTGTACCGCCAATTAA
- a CDS encoding HAD-IIB family hydrolase, with protein MQDISKPGYYILLFSLHGLIRHRDVELGHDADTGGQVKYVLEMMEHLSRRPEVARVDLFTRQIKDKRYSPDYSNPVEPINDHSRIVRLPCGGGRYIRKEKLWPYLDEYIDQVLRFLKHEPYTPDWVHGHYADGGYVAMRLAEYLGSPLAYTAHSLGRPKFQKLSQEGLSDEEIEKSFGMARRIEIEESVLGVADHIFTSTQQEAEEQYGLYENHGNADYTVNPPGLDLELFYPYDDEDNVDILGEEVRDAFLQELNQYFFKPEKPLVLALCRPDKRKNISALIHSFGQSAELQSKANLAVFMGISRNMADMEERERAVLADALMLMDQYGLYGKMALPKKPGFRFEVPEFYRIAARLKGVFVNPALTEPFGITLLESAACGLPIVATNHGGPVDIVQNCTNGLLVDVSHVEEISQAILKILNDPDLWNRFSKSGIENVRKVYSWGSSIQRYLDRVTLKALSGSKSFSISKRKNPVAQKLMQVERMVVCDIDNTLTGNPESTARLIDLLSQNRNRIAFGIATGRTIDSALKHLEKSDVPVPDFLITSVGSEIYYGSTAFKDNGWTTHINYKWDRERVRELMSGVSFLEPQEVETEREYKISYFMEPDPLHVQTVRDLLSSERVRHNLIYSHQRYLDILPQRASKGKALRYLSFKWGLPLNRFLVAGDSGNDEEMLRGEPYGIVVGNYSKEMEILRGKWRIYFANKTHAAGVLEGIQHYRFLEMKND; from the coding sequence ATGCAAGATATTTCCAAACCCGGCTACTACATTCTCTTGTTCAGTCTGCACGGACTGATCCGTCACCGTGATGTGGAACTGGGGCATGATGCCGATACGGGTGGACAGGTTAAATATGTTTTGGAGATGATGGAACACTTATCCCGCCGGCCCGAGGTAGCACGGGTCGATTTATTCACCCGCCAGATTAAAGACAAACGGTATTCACCTGACTACTCCAACCCGGTGGAGCCGATCAATGACCACTCGCGTATTGTTCGTCTTCCCTGTGGTGGCGGACGATATATTCGAAAAGAAAAGTTATGGCCTTATCTGGATGAATACATCGACCAGGTTCTCCGCTTTTTAAAACACGAGCCCTATACACCGGATTGGGTTCATGGACACTATGCCGATGGCGGGTATGTGGCGATGAGACTGGCGGAATATTTGGGATCCCCCCTGGCTTACACAGCTCATTCTCTTGGACGACCCAAATTTCAAAAGCTGTCGCAGGAAGGTTTGAGCGATGAAGAGATAGAAAAAAGTTTTGGTATGGCCAGGAGAATTGAAATTGAAGAAAGTGTGCTTGGGGTAGCGGACCATATTTTTACCAGCACTCAACAAGAAGCTGAGGAACAATACGGATTGTACGAAAACCATGGTAATGCGGATTACACCGTGAATCCCCCCGGGCTCGATCTGGAACTGTTTTATCCCTACGATGACGAGGACAATGTGGATATTCTCGGGGAGGAAGTTCGCGATGCCTTTTTGCAGGAGTTGAATCAATATTTCTTTAAACCGGAAAAACCTCTTGTTTTGGCTCTTTGCCGGCCTGACAAAAGAAAAAATATTTCAGCATTGATCCATTCCTTCGGTCAGAGCGCAGAGTTGCAGTCCAAAGCAAACCTGGCCGTGTTCATGGGTATTTCAAGAAACATGGCAGACATGGAGGAAAGAGAACGGGCGGTACTGGCTGATGCTCTAATGCTGATGGATCAATACGGGTTGTATGGAAAGATGGCCTTGCCAAAAAAGCCGGGGTTTCGGTTTGAAGTGCCGGAGTTCTACAGAATTGCGGCCAGGCTTAAAGGCGTTTTTGTGAATCCCGCGTTGACGGAACCTTTTGGAATTACTCTGCTTGAATCTGCAGCATGTGGCCTGCCTATTGTTGCCACCAACCACGGAGGACCTGTTGATATAGTTCAAAACTGTACCAATGGGCTGTTGGTCGATGTCAGCCATGTGGAGGAGATCAGTCAGGCTATCCTGAAAATCCTGAATGATCCCGATCTGTGGAATCGATTTTCAAAGAGTGGAATAGAAAACGTTCGCAAGGTTTATAGCTGGGGGTCCAGTATCCAACGGTATCTCGATCGAGTGACTTTAAAAGCATTATCAGGTTCAAAGTCCTTCAGTATTTCCAAAAGGAAAAACCCGGTTGCCCAGAAGTTGATGCAGGTTGAAAGAATGGTGGTATGCGACATCGATAATACCCTGACAGGAAATCCTGAATCGACCGCACGTCTTATCGACCTGCTCAGCCAAAACCGAAACAGGATTGCTTTTGGAATTGCCACGGGGAGAACTATCGACTCTGCCTTGAAGCACCTTGAGAAGAGCGATGTTCCCGTCCCTGATTTCCTGATCACCTCGGTGGGCAGTGAGATTTATTATGGAAGCACTGCTTTTAAGGATAATGGTTGGACCACGCACATAAATTACAAATGGGATCGTGAAAGAGTTCGTGAATTGATGTCTGGCGTGTCGTTTTTAGAGCCTCAGGAGGTGGAAACGGAAAGGGAATATAAAATAAGTTATTTCATGGAGCCGGACCCACTCCACGTTCAAACTGTACGTGATCTCCTGTCCTCCGAAAGAGTTCGGCACAATTTGATTTATTCCCACCAGCGTTATCTGGACATTCTTCCACAGCGAGCATCGAAAGGAAAAGCCTTGCGATACCTCAGCTTTAAATGGGGACTGCCGCTGAACCGGTTTCTGGTTGCGGGGGACTCAGGAAATGATGAAGAAATGCTGCGCGGAGAGCCTTACGGGATTGTTGTTGGAAATTACAGTAAGGAAATGGAAATATTGAGAGGAAAATGGCGTATTTATTTTGCAAACAAAACTCACGCTGCGGGCGTGTTGGAAGGGATTCAGCATTACCGTTTTCTGGAGATGAAAAATGATTGA
- a CDS encoding aldehyde dehydrogenase family protein — protein MNTVAVPEPIPEVQQFLNSSHKLLIGGKRVDAASGETFAVTDPSSLNELCRVPKGGEEDINRAVQAARRAFEEGPWRKMTTSERGRLIWKFADLIEQHTEEFAQLETLDNGKPLTIARAADVPLTVDHFRYYAGLSTKIHGETLDLSVPYAPGAEFLDYTRREPMGVVGQIIPWNFPLLMAAWKLGVALATGNCVVLKPAEQTPLSALLLADLFQEAGFPEGVVNIVTGFGDAGAALSNHPDVDKVAFTGSTEIGHEIVKASAGNLKRVTVELGGKSPAIVFPDADLDLAADGVAGAIFFNHGQCCAAGSRLMVHKNVYDELVERVAEKAKNIKVGPGMAPDTEMGPLVSTEQQDRVMGYIDSGKGEGANVLAGGERYSGPLGAGSYVQPTVFSGIHNKMKIVNEEIFGPVLVAAPFDDIEATVAQANDTVYGLAASVWTKDINKAHKVAARLKAGTVWVNCHNIFDANAPFGGYKQSGYGREMSLHAVENYTQVKNVIVQLH, from the coding sequence ATGAATACCGTCGCCGTACCGGAACCCATCCCTGAGGTTCAACAATTTTTAAACTCGTCCCATAAATTGCTCATTGGGGGGAAACGTGTCGATGCCGCCAGCGGGGAAACATTTGCTGTAACCGACCCTTCAAGTTTGAACGAATTGTGCCGTGTTCCCAAAGGCGGAGAAGAAGATATCAACCGTGCCGTACAGGCGGCTCGCCGGGCGTTTGAAGAAGGTCCCTGGAGAAAAATGACAACCTCTGAAAGAGGCAGGCTCATCTGGAAATTTGCGGACCTCATCGAACAACACACGGAGGAATTCGCTCAATTGGAAACCCTGGACAACGGCAAGCCATTGACAATCGCCCGTGCAGCGGATGTGCCACTCACAGTCGACCATTTTCGCTACTATGCAGGGCTCTCCACAAAAATCCACGGAGAAACGCTCGATCTCAGCGTTCCCTACGCACCCGGCGCGGAGTTTCTCGACTACACCCGGCGCGAGCCAATGGGCGTGGTCGGACAAATCATCCCCTGGAATTTTCCACTGCTGATGGCCGCTTGGAAACTGGGAGTGGCCTTGGCTACAGGAAACTGTGTCGTTTTAAAACCAGCGGAACAGACCCCGCTATCTGCCCTGCTGCTGGCCGACCTGTTTCAAGAGGCGGGTTTCCCGGAAGGTGTAGTCAATATCGTCACCGGATTCGGCGATGCAGGGGCAGCGCTGTCCAACCACCCCGATGTCGACAAAGTCGCGTTCACCGGCAGCACGGAAATCGGACACGAAATCGTGAAGGCCTCCGCTGGTAATTTGAAGCGCGTGACGGTCGAACTGGGCGGTAAATCGCCTGCCATCGTATTCCCGGATGCCGACCTCGACCTCGCCGCCGATGGAGTCGCCGGTGCCATTTTCTTCAATCACGGCCAGTGCTGTGCCGCAGGGTCGCGCCTTATGGTCCATAAAAACGTTTATGACGAACTGGTCGAGCGTGTAGCGGAGAAGGCCAAAAACATCAAGGTCGGACCCGGCATGGCTCCCGATACGGAAATGGGGCCGCTGGTGTCAACAGAGCAACAGGACCGCGTGATGGGTTATATCGACTCAGGCAAGGGAGAGGGCGCCAATGTACTGGCAGGAGGTGAACGCTATTCCGGGCCGCTGGGTGCTGGCAGTTATGTGCAACCGACCGTGTTCAGTGGTATCCATAATAAAATGAAAATCGTTAACGAGGAAATATTCGGTCCGGTTCTGGTCGCCGCTCCATTTGATGATATCGAAGCCACCGTAGCCCAGGCCAACGATACGGTTTATGGACTCGCTGCCAGTGTATGGACCAAAGACATCAATAAGGCGCATAAAGTTGCCGCGAGGTTAAAAGCAGGCACGGTGTGGGTGAACTGTCATAACATCTTCGATGCCAACGCCCCCTTCGGTGGGTACAAGCAGAGCGGCTACGGACGCGAGATGAGCCTGCACGCCGTTGAGAACTACACACAGGTGAAAAATGTCATTGTGCAGTTGCATTGA
- a CDS encoding heavy metal sensor histidine kinase: MVFNTIRSRLTAWHVCLLAVILILFSAVLYFFLSKRLHESIDNSLKVSASVVRKTAGMQYSRTPLPGLEYFFEQFLGYGNLNKFYRVYDGSGNVGSRSKGIDASKFPLSQEAYTRALKGDETFETFQVEGNHTIRVITMPVLREETLVNLIQVGTSLKGIKETLKNLRIFFFTSVPLVLLFSTLVGRFMARRALEPVAKITETARQISHAPDLSRRIEEPEVQDEIGKLANTFNEMMDRLEGSFRQMRQFSSDASHELRTPLTVLKGQSELVLSKPRSLAEYREVVSSNLEEINYMSKILDDLFTLAKSDEGNLNMEFQPVDFHAIIEDVCRHVEVLAEEKNQKVVIAYLEPVVINGDPHRLRQMVLTLVHNAIKYTPENGEIKVALEDQGNKAAFTVSDNGMGIPDNDLPMIFNRFYRVDKARSRDQGGSGLGLSICKYIVEAHGGEIDVESEIGVGSRFKILLPKMDVVEKKKNAA; this comes from the coding sequence ATGGTGTTCAATACCATCCGTTCCCGGCTAACCGCTTGGCATGTCTGCCTGCTGGCAGTCATTCTCATCCTGTTCTCAGCCGTTCTGTATTTCTTCCTGTCCAAACGTCTGCACGAAAGTATCGACAACTCCCTTAAGGTCTCCGCCAGTGTGGTCCGTAAAACGGCGGGCATGCAGTATTCACGTACCCCTTTGCCGGGACTCGAATATTTCTTCGAGCAGTTTCTGGGATACGGCAACCTCAACAAGTTTTACCGGGTTTACGATGGCTCGGGCAATGTCGGGTCGCGTTCAAAAGGGATCGATGCCTCCAAATTTCCTTTAAGTCAGGAAGCCTACACCCGCGCTTTAAAAGGGGACGAGACTTTCGAAACTTTCCAGGTTGAAGGCAACCATACGATCCGCGTCATCACCATGCCGGTTCTTCGTGAGGAAACCCTGGTCAACCTCATCCAGGTAGGCACTTCGCTCAAAGGCATCAAAGAAACGTTAAAAAACCTGCGCATCTTTTTCTTTACCTCGGTACCCCTGGTGTTGTTGTTCAGTACACTGGTCGGACGCTTCATGGCCCGTCGGGCTCTGGAACCGGTGGCAAAAATCACCGAGACCGCCCGCCAGATTTCACATGCTCCGGATTTGAGTCGGCGTATTGAAGAGCCGGAAGTGCAGGATGAAATCGGCAAGCTGGCCAACACCTTCAACGAGATGATGGATCGGCTCGAGGGATCGTTTCGTCAGATGCGCCAGTTTTCAAGCGACGCCTCGCACGAACTGCGTACGCCGTTGACGGTGCTGAAGGGGCAGAGTGAACTGGTCCTGAGTAAACCGCGCAGCCTTGCAGAATACAGGGAAGTGGTTTCAAGTAACCTTGAAGAGATCAACTACATGTCCAAGATCCTCGACGATCTGTTCACTCTCGCCAAGTCAGACGAAGGGAATCTGAACATGGAGTTCCAGCCGGTGGATTTCCATGCCATCATTGAGGATGTGTGTCGTCATGTGGAAGTGCTGGCCGAAGAAAAGAATCAGAAGGTGGTGATCGCCTATCTGGAGCCCGTTGTGATCAATGGAGACCCGCATCGTTTGAGGCAGATGGTGTTGACACTGGTTCACAATGCGATCAAATACACACCGGAAAATGGAGAGATCAAAGTGGCGCTGGAGGATCAAGGCAACAAGGCGGCTTTCACAGTGTCGGACAATGGCATGGGCATCCCTGACAATGATTTGCCGATGATCTTCAATCGTTTTTATCGGGTGGATAAGGCGCGTTCCCGGGACCAGGGCGGCAGCGGGCTGGGGCTTTCCATCTGCAAATATATTGTGGAAGCCCACGGTGGAGAAATTGATGTGGAAAGTGAAATCGGCGTCGGCTCCCGCTTTAAAATACTCTTACCCAAGATGGATGTGGTCGAGAAAAAGAAAAACGCAGCGTAA
- a CDS encoding DUF1566 domain-containing protein, whose product MANYFSWKSHTAQSLLFLFLIVPSFGVTAIAETNSDDQRFIDHGNHTITDSKTGLMWLKEDSYITTGHWLNWFEAFKYIDALNEEAFAGHIDWRLPTLKELKSLYEKDKINSKQVGHEMVIHIDPIFGREGGGAQWSSEGNGNFNAFGVVFNTGDRFSAPKKSRSRKTVRAVRN is encoded by the coding sequence ATGGCTAATTACTTTTCATGGAAATCACACACTGCCCAATCCTTGCTGTTCCTTTTTTTAATAGTGCCATCCTTCGGAGTTACTGCCATTGCTGAAACAAATTCAGATGATCAACGGTTCATTGACCATGGAAACCACACGATTACGGATTCGAAAACCGGATTGATGTGGTTGAAAGAAGACTCCTATATTACAACGGGTCACTGGCTAAACTGGTTTGAGGCTTTTAAATATATTGACGCCTTGAATGAAGAAGCCTTCGCAGGCCATATCGACTGGCGGCTCCCAACGTTAAAGGAACTAAAAAGCCTTTACGAGAAAGACAAAATAAACAGCAAACAGGTTGGCCATGAAATGGTTATCCATATAGACCCTATTTTTGGGAGGGAAGGCGGGGGAGCGCAATGGTCCTCAGAAGGCAATGGAAACTTTAATGCCTTTGGGGTTGTATTCAACACTGGTGACCGGTTCTCGGCACCAAAAAAATCCCGTTCCCGGAAAACTGTCCGTGCGGTTCGAAATTAA
- the gatB gene encoding Asp-tRNA(Asn)/Glu-tRNA(Gln) amidotransferase subunit GatB, producing MEFETVIGLEVHAQLKTESKIFCSCSTRFGSEPNENTCPICLGMPGVLPVLNAKAVEYALRACLATHCEVEPTNVFDRKNYFYPDLPKGYQISQFTLPIGRHGRIKLQGNGTPKIIGITRIHMEEDAGKSIHGENLGNPGKSYVDFNRTGVPLVEIVSEPEIRSAEEAREYLMILRSILEYSGVSDCNMEEGSFRCDANVSIRPVGEKELGTRAEVKNINSFKFVQKAIEYEVKRQAQVLKQGDRVVQETRLYDAERGVTFSMRSKEEAHDYRYFPEPDLAPIVIDEEWIKRAREALPELPEEKSQRFVTEYGIPEYDAGVLTASRELADYFEACIRAFNQPKAISNWIMSELLRELKNADKDITECPVSPENLAKLLSMVHDNTISGKIAKTVFEDMIQSGKSPEIVVKEKNLVQISDEGAIESLIDEVISANPDQAEQYRSGKDKVIGFLVGQVMKASKGKANPGLVNKMFQQKLRG from the coding sequence ATGGAATTTGAAACCGTCATTGGGTTGGAAGTCCACGCCCAGCTAAAAACTGAAAGTAAAATCTTCTGTTCATGCTCCACCCGCTTTGGTAGCGAGCCCAACGAAAATACCTGCCCGATCTGCCTGGGTATGCCCGGGGTTTTGCCCGTTCTCAATGCAAAGGCCGTCGAATACGCCCTCAGAGCTTGCCTTGCCACCCATTGTGAGGTCGAACCAACCAATGTCTTTGATCGAAAAAACTATTTCTACCCGGATTTGCCCAAGGGATACCAGATTTCCCAGTTTACGCTTCCTATAGGACGGCATGGCCGGATTAAATTGCAGGGGAATGGCACCCCAAAGATCATTGGCATCACTCGAATCCATATGGAAGAAGACGCGGGAAAATCGATCCACGGAGAAAACCTGGGAAACCCGGGCAAAAGCTATGTGGATTTTAACCGGACCGGTGTGCCTCTGGTCGAAATTGTCAGTGAGCCTGAGATTCGTTCTGCTGAAGAGGCCCGTGAATACTTAATGATCCTACGGTCCATTCTGGAGTACTCTGGAGTCAGCGATTGCAACATGGAAGAAGGCAGTTTCCGGTGCGATGCCAATGTCTCCATCCGGCCCGTTGGCGAGAAGGAACTGGGCACCCGCGCGGAAGTGAAAAATATCAACTCCTTCAAATTTGTACAAAAAGCCATCGAGTATGAAGTTAAACGCCAGGCCCAGGTATTAAAACAAGGAGACAGGGTGGTCCAGGAAACCCGACTATACGATGCCGAGCGGGGTGTGACATTCAGCATGCGGTCCAAGGAGGAAGCGCACGACTATCGCTATTTTCCTGAACCGGACCTGGCGCCCATCGTCATCGACGAAGAATGGATAAAAAGAGCCAGAGAAGCGTTACCTGAATTGCCGGAAGAAAAAAGCCAGCGTTTTGTAACGGAATACGGTATTCCAGAATACGACGCTGGAGTGTTGACAGCATCCCGGGAACTGGCGGACTACTTTGAAGCCTGCATCCGAGCCTTCAATCAGCCGAAAGCAATCAGTAACTGGATCATGTCTGAACTTTTGAGGGAGTTGAAAAACGCGGACAAAGATATCACCGAATGCCCGGTTTCGCCTGAGAATCTAGCGAAATTGTTGAGCATGGTTCATGACAATACGATCAGTGGCAAGATCGCCAAAACAGTATTTGAAGACATGATCCAGAGCGGAAAATCTCCAGAGATCGTGGTAAAAGAAAAAAACCTGGTACAAATTTCAGATGAAGGGGCAATAGAAAGCCTGATTGATGAAGTCATTTCTGCCAATCCGGACCAGGCCGAGCAGTACCGATCCGGCAAAGACAAAGTCATCGGTTTTCTGGTCGGCCAGGTGATGAAAGCCAGCAAGGGGAAGGCCAATCCTGGACTGGTCAACAAAATGTTTCAGCAAAAACTTCGAGGATAA
- a CDS encoding tetratricopeptide repeat protein gives MKCPNIFNRYHLIPAALVTMLLFPLNASATFPNIDIALWDPHFSKTDRSKPEYLQILELAKNKKFAQALTIVKSLEHESPHKGTPLILKSLLLFEVGKYVESQKAMQKARDIQPRHPAVHYHHCQLYRQLGVVDLAERSCNIAVQQHPERPEAHYEAALTLAAQGRMKDANQALKKAASLDPKNEAYAFQMGLNYNYLNEIPQAIESFSKALELNPEYLEAAYQLGYAYATQNNMAMAKRFLNRVYDTRQSDPDDALKFHPQVEAARVLLEFLRTNGPEKLPTQIEPAKYHLGRSQKLYKEGEYGLSLFEIQTAARLDPENVNTRQILVGLASLFLRIKVAEQAVNDLLKSAGDNKNLKAKGLQELGDLYVMRGNLKQAKEFYTQAVELGDPGEIAKISLDELPKEDSIPPTGPENNWYMNPPEALNQKGEIFAHYGMYQRAVNLYSMALRMDPNNLNSKLNTAMAYFGDKQFNRAIAILEKTLVTHPTHSHLFSHRILLAKAYANTGNDSEVLKNLKEAKEINPAGLKKLRSDPAFKKIAQDPVFE, from the coding sequence ATGAAGTGTCCTAATATTTTTAATCGTTATCATTTGATACCGGCAGCGTTGGTTACCATGTTGCTATTTCCTCTAAACGCATCAGCCACTTTTCCCAATATCGACATTGCATTATGGGACCCACATTTTTCCAAGACCGACCGATCCAAACCCGAGTATCTACAGATCCTGGAACTCGCAAAAAACAAAAAGTTCGCTCAAGCACTGACGATCGTTAAAAGCCTGGAGCATGAATCCCCTCACAAAGGGACCCCCCTTATTCTCAAATCTCTGTTGCTTTTTGAGGTTGGCAAGTATGTGGAATCACAAAAAGCTATGCAAAAAGCCCGGGATATCCAACCGCGCCACCCTGCGGTACATTATCACCATTGCCAGTTGTATCGGCAATTGGGGGTAGTCGACCTGGCAGAACGCTCCTGTAATATAGCTGTCCAGCAACATCCAGAGCGACCTGAAGCCCATTATGAAGCTGCTCTGACCCTGGCGGCTCAAGGCCGAATGAAAGACGCCAACCAGGCTTTAAAAAAAGCAGCATCGCTAGACCCCAAAAATGAAGCTTATGCATTTCAAATGGGACTCAATTACAACTATTTGAATGAGATTCCCCAGGCGATTGAATCCTTTTCCAAAGCCCTTGAGTTGAATCCAGAGTATCTCGAAGCGGCTTATCAATTGGGCTATGCTTACGCGACGCAGAATAATATGGCTATGGCCAAGAGGTTCCTCAACCGGGTTTATGATACCCGGCAAAGTGATCCGGATGATGCATTGAAATTCCATCCTCAGGTAGAGGCGGCCCGGGTCCTCCTTGAATTTCTCCGGACAAATGGCCCGGAAAAGCTACCCACACAGATTGAGCCCGCAAAATATCACCTGGGTCGATCACAAAAACTTTACAAGGAAGGGGAGTACGGACTCTCCCTGTTTGAAATCCAGACAGCGGCACGACTGGATCCAGAAAATGTAAACACCCGCCAGATTCTGGTTGGGCTGGCCAGCCTTTTTCTCAGGATAAAAGTGGCCGAGCAGGCTGTAAATGATTTATTAAAAAGTGCAGGAGACAACAAGAACCTGAAGGCAAAAGGTCTTCAGGAGTTAGGGGACCTCTATGTGATGCGCGGTAATCTCAAGCAAGCGAAGGAATTTTACACTCAGGCTGTAGAACTTGGCGACCCGGGAGAAATAGCTAAAATCAGCCTTGATGAATTGCCCAAAGAAGACTCCATACCGCCAACTGGACCTGAAAACAACTGGTATATGAACCCGCCGGAAGCGCTTAATCAGAAGGGTGAGATTTTTGCACACTACGGAATGTATCAGCGGGCCGTAAACCTGTATTCCATGGCGCTGCGAATGGATCCCAATAACCTGAACAGTAAATTGAATACAGCGATGGCCTATTTCGGAGACAAACAGTTCAACCGGGCTATTGCTATTCTTGAAAAAACACTGGTCACACACCCGACACATTCCCATTTGTTCAGCCATCGTATCCTTTTGGCCAAAGCTTACGCAAACACTGGGAACGATTCCGAAGTACTAAAGAATCTGAAAGAGGCAAAAGAAATAAACCCTGCCGGATTGAAAAAGCTTAGATCAGATCCGGCATTCAAAAAAATAGCTCAAGATCCGGTCTTTGAATAA